In one Arenibacter antarcticus genomic region, the following are encoded:
- a CDS encoding dienelactone hydrolase family protein encodes MKKIAKEDIKQEVFDLYDDYAHNRVNRRLFLDKLSTYAVGGLTVGSLLSFISPDYVKKIQIRQDDTRIISDYITYSSPEGGGEIKALLSRPAEAKGKLPGIVVVHENRGLNPYIEDVARRAALAGFISLAPDALSPLGGYPGNDDDGRELQQKRNRDEMLQDFIAAFKYLKTHPEGTGKVGVVGFCFGGWISNMMAVKLPDLSAAVPFYGGQPTEDIADIKAPLLLQFAELDTRVNAGWPAYEAVLKKYDKEYTAYVYPEVNHGFHNDTTPRYDRDAAELAWERTLAFFREKLK; translated from the coding sequence ATGAAAAAAATAGCAAAGGAAGATATCAAGCAGGAAGTGTTTGATCTTTATGACGATTATGCCCACAACAGGGTGAATAGAAGGTTGTTTCTCGACAAATTGTCCACCTATGCGGTAGGGGGACTCACCGTTGGGTCTTTACTGAGTTTTATTTCGCCCGATTATGTGAAGAAAATTCAGATTAGGCAAGATGACACTAGGATAATCTCGGATTATATCACCTATAGTTCCCCAGAGGGAGGAGGGGAGATTAAGGCATTGCTATCCAGACCTGCAGAGGCTAAGGGGAAATTACCAGGTATTGTGGTGGTGCATGAAAACCGTGGTCTTAATCCTTATATTGAGGACGTAGCACGAAGGGCGGCCCTTGCCGGATTTATCTCCCTAGCTCCAGATGCTCTGAGTCCATTGGGAGGATACCCCGGCAATGATGATGACGGGAGGGAGCTACAGCAAAAACGGAATCGCGATGAGATGCTGCAAGATTTTATCGCTGCTTTTAAATACCTCAAAACGCACCCTGAGGGTACCGGAAAAGTAGGGGTAGTAGGTTTTTGTTTTGGAGGATGGATTTCTAATATGATGGCCGTAAAACTTCCAGATCTTTCCGCTGCCGTTCCCTTTTATGGGGGGCAACCTACCGAGGATATAGCGGATATAAAAGCACCACTTCTGCTTCAGTTTGCGGAACTGGATACAAGGGTAAACGCAGGATGGCCGGCCTATGAGGCAGTCCTAAAGAAGTATGATAAAGAATACACCGCTTATGTGTATCCCGAGGTGAACCACGGATTTCATAATGATACCACCCCTCGGTATGACAGGGATGCCGCTGAATTGGCATGGGAGCGGACCTTAGCATTTTTCCGTGAAAAGTTAAAGTAG
- a CDS encoding MraY family glycosyltransferase, producing the protein MVLIEYISNLLSNKYILAFIAVIIPILVSIRTYPVMILLVSKKRLMDTPVSRSMHSSRTATMGGIIVFIAFSITLIIAALLLGLPKLQLMNILAIIGGTLLLMFIGVKDDLIGISPKKKIGIQIFAACIIVLLTDLRITHGYNIFGLEELPYLVSVLITIFIFILVINAFNLIDGLDGLAGTIGTITSLSFGFFYFINDQTTMILVSFALVGSLLGFLRFNLSRKRKIFMGDSGSMFVGFLLAYQAIAFINQYPQTISDQNVNHAPIMAIAILSFPLLDTLRVFIIRIYQKRSPFSADRNHIHHRLLDMKFSHKRASLILGLLNIVVILFALLISDLYINLQFYLLILVVPLIYASPWLFTRKEGKIRLAVPQHIREIMAKAGF; encoded by the coding sequence ATGGTGCTCATTGAATATATTTCCAACCTACTCTCCAACAAATATATTTTGGCATTTATTGCCGTGATTATTCCAATATTAGTATCCATTAGGACCTACCCTGTAATGATCCTTTTGGTTTCCAAAAAAAGACTGATGGACACCCCGGTGAGTCGAAGCATGCACTCTTCCAGAACCGCTACCATGGGCGGCATAATTGTTTTCATTGCTTTTTCCATAACCCTTATTATTGCGGCACTCCTCTTGGGGCTGCCAAAACTTCAATTAATGAATATCTTGGCCATCATTGGTGGCACCTTATTACTAATGTTTATTGGAGTTAAGGACGATCTGATAGGGATATCACCCAAAAAGAAAATAGGGATACAGATCTTTGCAGCCTGTATTATTGTGCTACTAACCGATTTAAGGATCACCCATGGTTATAATATATTTGGACTAGAAGAATTACCTTATTTGGTATCGGTTTTAATCACCATCTTCATCTTTATATTGGTCATCAATGCCTTTAACCTTATAGACGGATTAGATGGACTTGCAGGGACTATAGGTACGATAACAAGCCTTAGTTTTGGTTTTTTCTATTTTATAAACGATCAGACTACCATGATACTGGTTTCCTTCGCCTTGGTAGGATCCCTATTAGGATTTTTAAGGTTTAATTTATCCAGAAAACGCAAAATTTTTATGGGCGATTCCGGCTCTATGTTCGTCGGTTTTTTATTGGCTTACCAAGCCATTGCCTTTATAAATCAATACCCTCAAACCATAAGTGATCAAAATGTAAATCACGCTCCGATAATGGCAATCGCCATACTTTCTTTTCCCTTATTGGATACCCTTCGGGTCTTTATCATTCGTATTTACCAAAAACGGAGTCCCTTTAGTGCGGACCGAAACCACATACACCACCGATTATTGGACATGAAGTTCTCCCATAAACGAGCCAGTCTAATTCTTGGTTTACTAAATATAGTGGTCATTCTTTTCGCCTTATTGATTAGTGACTTATATATAAATTTACAATTCTACCTCTTAATTTTGGTTGTGCCGCTCATCTATGCCTCCCCTTGGTTATTCACCCGTAAGGAGGGTAAGATACGCTTGGCAGTAC
- a CDS encoding FecR family protein: MVRPEVEQLIINYLSKNATAADLDELSDWILLEGNQELFDDYVQSHLKLNTILNVPDTDRIKKALIRRIKRDKKVKMLRTFMKYAAVTVLVLLLSYTLQVQFFAKSDSELLQPKQEDITITLGNGKVETLSVNEDKIVKDADGNVIGTQENSKLVYTGTSKTEVLVYNTVNVPYGKQFDLVLSDGTQVFLNSGTSIRYPVAFLVGMERSVFLTGEAYFEVSEDKKHPFVVHADEMEIQVLGTKFNVSHYPENDYIDTVLVEGSVALQTEGNPTADTVLTRLEPGSKAEWHKSGRGMSVKNVDTRLYTAWTQGRLVFRNTAFKKIRHALERHYNVAIVNNDHSLDEQLFDATFDIETIDEVLSSFSKSYALAYSIEKNRIVIN; encoded by the coding sequence ATGGTCCGACCAGAGGTAGAACAGTTAATTATAAATTATTTATCCAAGAACGCTACCGCAGCGGATCTAGATGAATTGTCGGACTGGATTCTTTTGGAAGGCAACCAAGAACTATTTGATGATTATGTGCAATCTCATCTGAAATTAAACACAATTTTAAACGTACCAGATACGGACAGGATTAAAAAGGCGCTGATACGAAGGATTAAAAGGGATAAAAAGGTCAAAATGCTTAGAACCTTTATGAAATATGCTGCGGTAACAGTTTTGGTCTTATTGCTTAGTTACACCTTACAAGTACAGTTTTTTGCTAAATCAGATTCCGAATTGTTGCAACCCAAGCAGGAGGATATTACTATAACCTTGGGCAACGGAAAAGTAGAAACGCTTAGCGTAAATGAGGATAAAATAGTTAAGGATGCTGATGGAAACGTTATTGGGACCCAGGAGAACTCCAAATTGGTATACACGGGTACCTCAAAAACCGAAGTGTTGGTTTACAATACCGTAAATGTTCCCTATGGAAAACAATTTGATCTAGTGCTCTCGGATGGGACACAGGTGTTTTTAAATTCCGGAACCTCTATTAGGTATCCGGTAGCATTTTTGGTTGGCATGGAGCGATCGGTTTTTTTAACTGGAGAGGCTTATTTTGAGGTTTCCGAGGATAAGAAGCATCCCTTTGTGGTGCATGCCGATGAGATGGAAATACAGGTGTTGGGAACAAAATTCAACGTATCCCATTACCCAGAGAATGATTATATAGATACAGTTTTGGTAGAGGGGTCCGTAGCGCTTCAAACTGAAGGAAATCCAACTGCCGATACGGTCCTTACTAGACTGGAACCTGGATCTAAAGCGGAATGGCACAAAAGCGGAAGGGGAATGTCGGTAAAAAATGTGGATACCAGACTCTATACCGCATGGACCCAAGGTAGATTGGTCTTTAGAAATACGGCCTTTAAAAAAATTAGGCATGCCTTAGAGCGACATTATAACGTGGCCATTGTAAATAATGACCACTCTTTGGACGAACAGTTGTTCGATGCCACTTTTGATATAGAGACGATAGACGAGGTGTTGAGTTCGTTCAGTAAAAGTTATGCCTTAGCGTATAGTATAGAGAAAAATAGAATAGTTATAAATTAA
- a CDS encoding HipA family kinase produces the protein MNKIDIRTVDVVQYIKPLREGGSLPAIVKADDDFLYVLKFRGAGQGKKALISELIGGEFARAIGLKVPELVFMNLEDTFSKTEPDEEIQDLLKFSVGLNLGLHFLSSAITYDPLISKVDSMTASKVVLLDSIISNIDRTAKNTNLLHWNKELWVIDNGASFYFHHNWETWRNHLSRTFPLVKDHVLLEKANNLAEAAQEITLKLDQNKLAEVIALIPEEWLINESDSMSPNEMRAAYMEYMNAKLAMIHSLVKEAEDAR, from the coding sequence ATGAATAAAATTGATATTAGAACAGTAGATGTTGTTCAATATATAAAGCCTTTGCGAGAAGGAGGTTCCCTACCAGCTATTGTTAAAGCTGATGACGACTTTCTTTACGTCTTAAAATTTAGGGGAGCCGGACAAGGGAAAAAGGCACTGATTTCAGAACTAATTGGTGGAGAATTTGCCCGAGCTATTGGGCTAAAAGTTCCGGAATTGGTGTTTATGAATCTAGAGGACACCTTTAGTAAGACCGAACCCGACGAAGAAATTCAGGATTTACTTAAATTTAGTGTAGGCCTTAACCTAGGGTTGCATTTTTTATCCAGTGCAATTACCTATGATCCCTTGATTTCAAAAGTAGATTCCATGACGGCCTCTAAAGTAGTCCTCTTAGATAGTATTATTAGCAATATTGACCGTACAGCTAAAAACACCAATTTATTACATTGGAATAAGGAATTGTGGGTTATAGATAACGGAGCTAGTTTTTATTTTCATCATAACTGGGAAACTTGGAGAAATCACCTTTCTAGGACTTTCCCGCTTGTAAAAGACCATGTGCTGTTAGAGAAAGCCAATAATTTGGCGGAGGCTGCTCAGGAGATTACGTTAAAACTGGACCAAAACAAACTGGCCGAGGTAATCGCTTTAATCCCAGAGGAATGGTTAATTAACGAGTCGGACTCCATGTCCCCTAATGAAATGAGAGCTGCATATATGGAATATATGAATGCGAAACTTGCAATGATCCATTCATTGGTAAAAGAAGCTGAAGATGCAAGATAG
- a CDS encoding type II toxin-antitoxin system RelE/ParE family toxin, which produces MEKRFEVIFLEQAIDFMATVDKKVKAKIYYNLDKAKLGLNPKLFKKLTEDIWEFRTKYGGLQYRLFAFWDRTGKTETLVISTHGMVKKTDKVPKSEIEKAKQIRTEYFKQ; this is translated from the coding sequence ATGGAAAAAAGGTTCGAAGTCATTTTTCTCGAGCAGGCCATTGATTTTATGGCAACGGTCGACAAGAAAGTCAAAGCAAAAATTTATTACAATCTCGACAAGGCAAAACTTGGACTAAACCCGAAACTGTTCAAAAAACTAACGGAAGATATTTGGGAGTTCAGAACAAAATACGGTGGACTACAATACCGACTTTTCGCATTTTGGGACAGGACAGGGAAAACCGAAACGTTAGTTATTTCCACCCACGGAATGGTCAAGAAAACAGACAAAGTCCCTAAGTCGGAAATCGAGAAAGCGAAACAAATTCGAACGGAGTATTTCAAGCAATAA
- a CDS encoding helix-turn-helix domain-containing protein gives MEKKKIKMMTLDQMKDKDIGKVGTPERDKYEFDLSMEVLGEMIKSVRKERKLTQEQLGELIGVQKSQISKLERSAKNVTIETILKVFNALKANIKFSVHMNDTDFNVM, from the coding sequence ATGGAAAAGAAAAAGATAAAAATGATGACCCTTGACCAAATGAAGGATAAGGACATCGGAAAAGTTGGAACACCGGAACGAGACAAGTACGAGTTCGATCTGAGCATGGAAGTTCTCGGAGAAATGATTAAGTCGGTCCGAAAAGAACGGAAATTGACCCAAGAGCAACTTGGGGAACTGATCGGAGTTCAAAAATCCCAAATATCCAAATTAGAACGAAGTGCCAAGAACGTAACTATTGAAACGATTTTAAAAGTTTTCAACGCATTAAAGGCAAATATTAAGTTCAGCGTACACATGAACGATACAGATTTCAATGTGATGTAG
- a CDS encoding outer membrane beta-barrel family protein, whose translation MKYYTIPLVAFLLILLHSTVSNAQGNTITIIGKVVEETGGNPIAFATVMVADVKSKKPISGTTTLDDGSFELKTDANNFYIEISFLGFQNKVFGKPPGLTKTIDLGTIALSENAEQLQEVVVQGEVSRTEFKLDKRVFNVGKDLSTTGASALEVLNNVPSVNVNIEGQISLRGSQGVQILINGKPSIIASEQGNVLGTITADMIDRIEVITNPSAKYDAEGTSGIINIVIKKEERKGLNGSISVNTGAPNTHSVGVSLNRRTEKFNLFSQLGVGIRELPNDIETRNVDLVNNQTILSKGTEYRNETYYNIVLGTDYHINETNVLTLSGNFAMEIEEQPSSTAFAAIGPNGETSAEWERNEVTEAKNPKLQYEFQYKKDFKGNEDHTLLFSALGNFFGKDQSSEFINTTISGADNDATQQTRTDFKEAVFTYKLDYTNPFTEQWTLETGAQYVLNDVSNDYEVNNLINGSYENDPDLTNIFEYNQKVLGLYGTGSYEGEKWGIKAGLRLEQTDLGTLLATSGEANDQKYTNFFPSVHSSYKFSDRISLQAGYSKRIYRPRLWDLNPFFNIRNNFSIRQGNPDLLPEFTDSYEITSIYILGKTSLNLGVYRRYTTDVIERVSTFENNVSTYRPENIGTNRANGIEFNTKYNPVKWLTLTGDFNYSQFKREGIFDTTVFDFNGDQWSAKLMTKFKLPLDIDLEMTGNYQSSYQTVQSTINDNLYMDLGLRKSLLKGKAVLNLSIRDVFASRIDESQIAQAEFEIYNTRQRGRFVAFGFSYGFGKGEAMEYSGQRRRL comes from the coding sequence ATGAAATATTACACCATACCATTGGTAGCTTTTCTCCTTATACTACTGCACTCCACCGTTTCCAATGCCCAAGGAAATACCATAACTATTATCGGAAAGGTGGTGGAGGAGACCGGAGGGAATCCTATTGCCTTTGCCACGGTGATGGTAGCGGATGTGAAGAGTAAAAAACCGATTTCAGGAACTACCACATTAGACGATGGTAGTTTTGAACTAAAGACCGATGCCAACAATTTTTACATAGAAATAAGTTTCCTGGGTTTTCAGAACAAGGTCTTTGGAAAGCCTCCTGGACTAACGAAAACCATAGATTTAGGAACCATCGCCCTCTCAGAAAATGCGGAACAGCTGCAAGAAGTGGTGGTGCAAGGGGAGGTCTCCAGAACCGAATTTAAATTGGACAAGCGGGTCTTTAATGTGGGGAAAGATCTGAGTACTACTGGAGCTAGTGCCTTAGAAGTACTAAACAATGTCCCCTCAGTAAACGTAAATATAGAAGGGCAGATAAGTTTACGCGGGAGTCAGGGGGTACAAATACTTATCAATGGAAAACCGTCCATTATAGCTAGTGAACAGGGTAATGTCTTGGGGACCATTACCGCAGATATGATCGATAGAATAGAAGTGATTACCAATCCCTCTGCAAAGTACGATGCGGAAGGTACTTCGGGAATTATCAATATTGTCATTAAAAAGGAGGAGCGGAAGGGGCTAAACGGTTCCATATCCGTAAATACTGGTGCTCCAAATACGCATAGCGTAGGGGTAAGCCTAAACAGACGTACGGAAAAATTCAACCTCTTCAGTCAGTTAGGGGTAGGAATTCGTGAACTGCCCAATGATATTGAGACCAGAAATGTAGATCTAGTCAATAATCAGACAATTCTCAGCAAGGGCACCGAATACCGCAATGAAACTTATTACAATATTGTTTTGGGTACGGATTATCATATCAACGAAACCAACGTACTGACACTTTCGGGAAATTTTGCCATGGAAATTGAGGAGCAACCTTCCTCCACGGCATTTGCAGCCATCGGCCCCAACGGAGAGACGAGTGCCGAATGGGAAAGGAACGAAGTTACCGAGGCCAAAAACCCCAAATTGCAATATGAATTTCAGTATAAAAAAGATTTTAAAGGTAATGAGGATCACACCCTGCTGTTTAGTGCCTTGGGGAATTTTTTTGGAAAGGACCAATCCTCGGAATTTATAAACACCACAATTTCCGGAGCGGATAACGATGCCACCCAACAGACTCGGACCGATTTTAAAGAAGCTGTTTTTACGTATAAGTTGGACTATACCAATCCCTTTACCGAGCAATGGACCTTGGAAACCGGGGCGCAATATGTTTTAAACGATGTGAGCAACGACTATGAGGTTAATAATCTTATAAATGGTTCGTATGAAAACGATCCTGATCTGACCAATATTTTTGAATATAACCAAAAGGTATTGGGACTCTATGGTACTGGCTCCTATGAGGGTGAAAAGTGGGGTATTAAAGCAGGACTTCGCTTAGAGCAGACCGATCTAGGTACTTTGTTGGCCACTTCAGGGGAAGCCAATGATCAAAAGTACACCAACTTTTTCCCCAGTGTACATTCTTCCTATAAGTTTAGTGATAGGATATCGTTGCAAGCAGGTTATTCCAAACGCATCTACAGGCCTAGGTTATGGGATTTAAATCCCTTTTTTAATATTCGTAACAATTTCAGTATCCGTCAAGGGAATCCGGATCTCTTACCGGAATTCACGGATTCCTATGAAATTACCAGCATTTATATTTTGGGCAAGACCTCTTTAAATCTTGGAGTCTACAGACGATATACCACCGATGTTATAGAGCGGGTGTCCACCTTCGAAAATAATGTAAGTACTTATAGGCCAGAAAACATAGGAACCAATCGAGCCAATGGGATCGAATTTAATACGAAGTACAATCCCGTAAAATGGTTAACTTTAACTGGGGATTTTAATTACAGTCAATTTAAGCGGGAAGGAATTTTTGATACTACCGTATTCGATTTTAACGGCGATCAGTGGTCCGCCAAATTAATGACAAAATTTAAACTGCCTCTAGATATCGACCTGGAAATGACGGGAAATTATCAATCTAGCTACCAAACGGTCCAGAGTACTATAAATGACAATCTGTATATGGATCTAGGGCTTAGAAAAAGCCTACTTAAAGGCAAGGCAGTCCTTAATCTAAGCATTAGAGACGTATTCGCTTCTAGGATAGATGAGAGTCAGATTGCCCAAGCAGAATTTGAAATATACAATACGCGGCAAAGAGGCCGATTTGTGGCCTTCGGATTTAGTTATGGTTTTGGAAAAGGAGAGGCCATGGAATATTCAGGACAACGAAGAAGACTTTAG
- a CDS encoding RNA polymerase sigma factor has protein sequence MKNDKNNFLTYRLKIGEETAFVSLVDRYSKPLFGYALSLTHNHAQSQDILQNVFLKTWEKRKKLEIHSSLQNFLYKSVYNEFINQYKRKKSSMVLEQKYFNSLEKAVLLQEDHDFENDSINKKISMEIQRLPPKCQQVFILSKKEGLTNIEISEYLNVSLKTVEAQITKGFNILRGKVNVKYEMVFTMIFGKQHKK, from the coding sequence ATGAAAAATGACAAAAACAATTTTCTCACATATCGACTTAAGATTGGAGAGGAAACGGCGTTTGTTTCTTTGGTAGATCGCTATAGTAAACCATTGTTTGGGTATGCTCTTAGCCTCACACACAACCATGCACAGTCTCAGGATATTCTTCAAAATGTATTTTTAAAAACTTGGGAAAAGCGAAAGAAACTGGAAATACATTCCTCCCTCCAAAACTTTTTGTATAAATCCGTCTATAACGAATTTATCAACCAGTATAAGAGAAAAAAATCGAGTATGGTTTTGGAGCAAAAGTATTTTAATAGTTTGGAGAAAGCGGTCCTCCTCCAAGAGGATCACGACTTCGAAAATGACAGCATCAATAAGAAAATTTCTATGGAAATACAGCGATTGCCTCCCAAATGTCAACAGGTTTTTATCCTAAGCAAAAAAGAAGGTCTTACCAATATTGAAATTTCAGAATACCTCAACGTGTCCTTAAAAACGGTGGAGGCACAAATCACCAAAGGATTTAACATCCTAAGGGGAAAAGTAAACGTTAAATACGAAATGGTCTTTACGATGATTTTTGGAAAACAACACAAAAAATAG
- a CDS encoding mechanosensitive ion channel family protein has translation MGESLKNLVTDYLLKTGMSEATAAYFNLFLLLSALLVIVAILDIVIWKVLRIFSVRLARRSKTNFDNYLVAHKVPRYLARILPLMLLLRFVPLIFSEFPTWQGLMEKFLQICVVVLTLVIVKSILKSTNDHLKSTTRYRDKPIDSYIQVFVIFVWLMGLLTIFAIITDTTVWKFFTALGAASAVILLIFKDSIMGFVASIQVSINDMVRIGDWITFQKYGADGDVIEITLATVKVQNFDMTITTIPTYALISDSFKNWRGMETSGGRRIKRSIAICQKSIRFLKEEDVEKLRKIQLITPYLETREKQIEEFNKKHQFNREIPINGRNMTNFGVFREYTTQYLKNHPGVNQKMTLMVRQLSPTPQGIPLEIYAFSADKRWVNYENVMSDIFDHLLAAIPYFDLKIFEYPTTYSGIPHVEQVEVE, from the coding sequence ATGGGCGAAAGCTTAAAGAATTTAGTTACCGATTATCTTTTAAAAACAGGAATGAGCGAAGCGACAGCCGCATACTTCAATCTTTTCCTCCTCCTTTCCGCACTCCTTGTTATTGTGGCTATCCTGGATATCGTCATCTGGAAAGTTCTAAGGATATTTTCGGTCCGACTCGCAAGACGATCAAAGACCAATTTCGATAATTATCTGGTAGCGCATAAAGTGCCACGTTACCTCGCCCGCATCCTTCCCCTAATGTTATTGTTGCGATTTGTACCCTTAATTTTTTCGGAATTCCCAACCTGGCAAGGACTAATGGAAAAATTTCTACAGATATGCGTGGTAGTACTCACCCTAGTTATTGTAAAAAGCATCTTAAAAAGCACCAATGACCATTTAAAATCTACCACTAGGTATAGGGATAAGCCCATAGACAGTTACATCCAGGTGTTTGTAATCTTTGTATGGCTCATGGGGCTGCTCACCATATTTGCTATTATAACCGACACTACGGTCTGGAAATTTTTCACCGCCTTGGGGGCCGCCTCCGCAGTAATCCTTTTAATATTCAAGGATTCCATTATGGGGTTTGTCGCCAGCATACAGGTCAGTATAAACGATATGGTCCGTATTGGCGATTGGATCACCTTTCAAAAATATGGTGCCGATGGGGATGTGATCGAAATTACCCTGGCTACCGTTAAGGTGCAGAATTTTGACATGACCATCACCACCATCCCAACCTATGCCCTAATATCAGATTCCTTTAAGAACTGGAGGGGAATGGAAACCTCTGGCGGTAGACGTATAAAAAGATCTATAGCCATTTGTCAAAAAAGCATTCGCTTCCTTAAAGAAGAAGATGTGGAGAAGCTGCGAAAAATTCAACTGATCACACCTTATTTAGAGACGCGAGAAAAACAGATTGAGGAGTTCAATAAGAAACATCAATTTAACCGGGAGATTCCAATCAACGGTCGCAACATGACCAATTTTGGGGTGTTTAGGGAATATACAACCCAGTATTTAAAGAACCATCCGGGCGTCAATCAAAAAATGACGCTTATGGTGCGGCAATTGAGTCCCACCCCTCAGGGCATCCCCTTGGAGATTTATGCCTTTAGTGCCGACAAAAGATGGGTGAATTACGAAAATGTGATGTCCGACATATTCGACCATCTCCTGGCCGCCATTCCGTATTTCGATTTAAAGATTTTTGAATACCCCACCACCTATAGCGGCATCCCCCATGTGGAACAGGTGGAGGTTGAATAG
- a CDS encoding YceI family protein has protein sequence MTAQSNWKADLAHSRIRFNIAHLMISEVSGHFSEFDVQAVANEEFSEPEFVVEIKPRSIDTNNEKRDAHLRSDDFFHVEIYPSITFKSISFEKTGKKTFKLRGDLTMHGTTKSVILEGRLNGIITDAKSEKLTARLKLTGTLVRRDFGIGSKSFTIGDEVDISINLEMEQQ, from the coding sequence ATTACTGCACAGTCCAACTGGAAGGCAGATCTTGCGCATTCCAGGATTCGTTTTAATATTGCTCACTTAATGATATCCGAAGTCAGTGGGCATTTTAGCGAATTTGATGTTCAGGCGGTGGCCAATGAGGAATTTAGTGAGCCTGAGTTTGTGGTTGAAATTAAACCGAGGAGCATAGATACAAACAATGAAAAAAGGGATGCCCATTTACGAAGCGACGACTTTTTTCATGTGGAAATCTATCCTAGCATTACCTTTAAATCGATTTCCTTTGAAAAGACAGGTAAAAAGACGTTTAAGTTGAGGGGAGACCTCACTATGCATGGTACCACCAAATCAGTAATCTTGGAAGGCCGTTTAAACGGAATCATTACCGATGCAAAGAGTGAAAAGCTAACAGCTAGATTGAAATTAACGGGTACCTTAGTTCGGAGGGATTTCGGAATTGGATCAAAATCGTTTACAATAGGAGATGAGGTGGATATAAGCATTAATCTGGAAATGGAACAACAATGA
- a CDS encoding DUF3037 domain-containing protein gives MQDRVKYEYAIIRVVPKVERGEFFNVGVILFSKSRKFLGVKYLIDQKKLEAFSSELDLNDLNDYLGAWKLVCDGAPSSGVIGKMELTDRFRWLAASRSTMIQTSQTHTGLCHDPEKELEAIFKNHVL, from the coding sequence ATGCAAGATAGAGTTAAATATGAGTATGCCATTATTAGAGTTGTGCCAAAAGTAGAACGTGGGGAATTCTTTAATGTTGGGGTGATTCTTTTTTCGAAGTCGAGAAAGTTTTTGGGTGTAAAATATCTAATCGATCAAAAAAAATTGGAAGCCTTTTCCTCTGAATTGGATTTGAATGATCTAAATGATTATTTAGGGGCTTGGAAATTAGTTTGTGACGGTGCACCTTCCTCTGGGGTTATTGGGAAAATGGAATTAACGGATAGATTCCGTTGGTTGGCGGCTTCCAGAAGTACTATGATACAGACCTCTCAAACACATACCGGCCTTTGCCACGATCCTGAGAAAGAATTGGAGGCTATTTTTAAAAATCATGTGCTGTAA